Proteins co-encoded in one Cupriavidus taiwanensis genomic window:
- a CDS encoding mandelate racemase/muconate lactonizing enzyme family protein, whose protein sequence is MKITKVEIFDCEVNRKDASMAKFNPVLLRVHTDAGISGIGEVGLAYGAGAKAAVGILRDFASFIIGRDPMKVEAIWELLFRTTYWGAGGGPVMYGGMSAIDIALWDIRGQVMGQPIYQLLGGKTNDDLRTYASQLQFGWGDAYSQNVTADQYAASARAAIEEGYDAVKVDPLQIGRDGVKTGVTKINQKHYGLLSHAELEMGVERIAAIREAVGPNVDIICEIHSLLGTNSAIQFAKAIEPYNIFYYEEPVNPLNAKNFEKIASKTSIPLATGERSYTRWGYRELLERQTLAVVQPDLCLVGGITEGKKICDMANVYDATVQIHICGGPVSTAAALHVEAVIPNFVIHEHHTYALKSCVRELCVHDYQPASGRFKVPDAPGLGQALNDEVVKDYLAYSIE, encoded by the coding sequence GTGAAGATTACGAAAGTGGAGATTTTCGATTGCGAAGTCAATCGAAAGGACGCATCGATGGCAAAGTTCAACCCGGTTCTGCTCCGGGTCCACACGGATGCCGGCATCAGCGGCATCGGCGAGGTCGGCCTTGCCTATGGCGCCGGCGCCAAGGCGGCGGTCGGAATCCTGCGGGACTTCGCCTCGTTCATTATCGGCAGGGATCCCATGAAGGTCGAAGCGATCTGGGAACTGCTGTTCCGCACCACCTATTGGGGTGCGGGAGGCGGGCCGGTGATGTACGGCGGCATGAGTGCAATCGACATCGCGCTATGGGACATCCGCGGACAGGTGATGGGGCAGCCGATCTATCAACTGCTGGGCGGCAAGACCAACGATGACCTGCGCACGTATGCCAGCCAGCTCCAGTTCGGCTGGGGCGATGCGTACTCGCAAAACGTCACGGCCGACCAGTATGCGGCCAGCGCCCGTGCCGCCATCGAGGAGGGCTACGACGCGGTCAAGGTGGATCCGCTCCAGATCGGTCGGGACGGCGTGAAGACAGGCGTAACCAAGATCAACCAGAAGCATTATGGCCTGTTAAGCCATGCCGAACTCGAGATGGGCGTCGAGCGCATCGCGGCGATTCGCGAAGCGGTTGGCCCCAATGTGGACATCATCTGCGAAATCCATTCGCTGCTGGGAACGAACTCGGCGATCCAGTTTGCCAAGGCGATTGAACCGTACAACATCTTCTACTATGAGGAGCCGGTGAATCCGCTGAACGCGAAGAACTTCGAGAAGATCGCAAGCAAGACGTCCATTCCGCTGGCGACGGGCGAGCGCTCATATACGCGCTGGGGCTATCGCGAACTCCTTGAAAGGCAGACGCTGGCCGTCGTCCAGCCCGACCTGTGCCTGGTAGGCGGCATTACGGAAGGAAAGAAGATCTGCGACATGGCCAATGTGTATGACGCCACGGTCCAGATTCACATCTGCGGCGGGCCGGTATCGACCGCTGCTGCCCTGCATGTCGAAGCCGTGATCCCGAACTTCGTGATTCATGAACATCATACGTACGCCCTGAAGTCATGCGTGCGTGAACTGTGCGTGCACGACTACCAGCCGGCGAGTGGGCGTTTCAAGGTGCCCGATGCGCCCGGGCTTGGTCAGGCACTGAACGATGAAGTCGTGAAGGACTACCTGGCTTATTCGATCGAATAG
- a CDS encoding cupin domain-containing protein, whose amino-acid sequence MLVNADFSLRAVVTPRQYHWTPSPQPGVERVMLDRMGGENARATSVVRYAPASCFPRHLHPGGEEILVLSGTFSEGEAHYPAGWYLRSPPGSSHQPSSGEGAVIFVKLWQMQPSESQPVRIDTRDESRWTVRNGRESCLLFSDAIEHVSLERVPAGASVFNGHVEGVELLVLGGGLRERGQEYERGSWLRLPPGTYPDLVADVFGACVYLKTGHLANPAGPAGASC is encoded by the coding sequence ATGCTAGTCAATGCAGATTTTTCTCTGCGCGCAGTCGTCACGCCCCGTCAGTACCATTGGACGCCTTCGCCCCAGCCCGGCGTTGAGCGCGTGATGCTGGACCGAATGGGAGGGGAGAATGCGCGCGCCACCAGCGTTGTGCGCTACGCTCCCGCTTCCTGCTTTCCTCGCCACTTGCATCCGGGAGGGGAAGAGATCCTGGTCCTGTCCGGGACCTTCTCTGAAGGTGAGGCGCATTATCCGGCGGGCTGGTATCTGCGCAGCCCACCGGGCTCCAGCCACCAGCCCTCCAGCGGCGAGGGCGCGGTCATCTTTGTGAAGCTCTGGCAGATGCAGCCAAGCGAATCACAGCCGGTTCGCATCGATACTCGAGATGAGTCGCGGTGGACGGTCAGGAACGGTCGTGAATCCTGCCTGCTGTTCTCTGACGCCATCGAACATGTCTCCCTTGAGCGCGTGCCAGCCGGCGCCAGCGTGTTCAACGGACACGTGGAGGGTGTTGAGTTGCTGGTACTGGGCGGCGGTTTGCGTGAGCGTGGGCAAGAATACGAGCGAGGCAGCTGGTTGCGGCTGCCGCCGGGCACGTATCCGGATTTGGTCGCAGATGTTTTCGGGGCCTGTGTATATCTCAAGACCGGGCATCTCGCGAACCCGGCCGGCCCGGCAGGTGCGTCATGCTGA
- a CDS encoding flavin monoamine oxidase family protein, whose product MLTARVAIIGGGLSGLYAAYLLEQRGIRDYVLLEARDAPGGRIMSVSPAAGTGEQRSSEQYDLGATWFWPALQPDLQALLTELGLRTFEQQEAGDMLLERSRTHAAARVDRYRSTPAARRVVGGMGALIDALSQRLTANRLMTGCRVRRLRYRDDCVEVDVDGPQGRELAYRVAHVLLAVPPRLALGKIVFEPALPDALARPWQECETWMASHAKYVAVFDRPFWQEQGLSGEVRSAVGPMTEIHDASALACHGALFGFLGIPATARHQISDEALRMHCRAQLVRLFGDDAASPRAEYLKDWSRDPCTAVAAHQNTGVHQRLRLPSSAGSGVWCDRLSGIASEWSPEFSGYAAGALDAARRGVAALMAGITGRSLLQ is encoded by the coding sequence ATGCTGACCGCGCGCGTTGCCATCATCGGCGGTGGCCTGAGCGGCCTCTACGCGGCTTACCTGCTGGAGCAACGTGGCATCCGGGATTACGTGTTGCTGGAGGCTCGCGACGCGCCGGGCGGGCGGATCATGTCTGTCTCACCAGCGGCCGGTACCGGGGAACAGCGCTCCAGCGAGCAGTATGATCTTGGCGCGACCTGGTTCTGGCCCGCATTGCAACCGGATCTTCAGGCTCTGCTGACGGAACTGGGCCTGCGGACCTTTGAGCAGCAAGAGGCGGGGGACATGCTGCTGGAGCGTTCCCGGACGCACGCCGCCGCACGTGTCGATCGCTATCGCTCCACGCCTGCCGCGCGGCGGGTGGTCGGAGGCATGGGTGCGCTCATCGATGCCTTGAGTCAGCGCCTGACAGCAAACCGGCTCATGACCGGTTGCCGTGTGAGGCGGCTGCGCTATCGGGATGACTGCGTTGAAGTGGATGTCGATGGCCCGCAGGGGCGAGAGCTCGCGTATCGCGTGGCCCACGTTCTGCTGGCGGTGCCGCCCCGTCTTGCATTGGGCAAGATTGTGTTCGAGCCAGCGTTGCCTGACGCGTTGGCACGGCCATGGCAGGAGTGCGAGACATGGATGGCGTCACATGCCAAGTATGTGGCGGTCTTCGATCGACCTTTCTGGCAGGAGCAAGGGCTCTCGGGCGAAGTGCGCAGCGCTGTCGGCCCGATGACGGAGATCCACGACGCCTCGGCGCTGGCTTGCCATGGTGCACTGTTCGGATTTCTGGGCATTCCCGCCACTGCGCGCCACCAGATCTCGGACGAGGCGTTGCGGATGCACTGCCGCGCGCAGTTGGTTCGCTTGTTCGGCGACGATGCTGCATCGCCCCGAGCAGAATATCTGAAAGACTGGTCCCGCGATCCTTGCACGGCGGTGGCAGCCCACCAGAACACTGGCGTTCACCAGAGGCTGCGGTTGCCTTCGTCCGCCGGGTCCGGCGTCTGGTGCGATCGGCTCTCCGGGATTGCCAGCGAATGGTCACCGGAGTTTTCCGGGTATGCCGCCGGCGCACTGGATGCTGCCCGCCGAGGGGTCGCAGCGTTGATGGCAGGCATTACGGGACGTTCCCTTTTGCAATGA
- a CDS encoding alcohol dehydrogenase, which produces MKTTYRAMQISRPGVLELVERPVLQPGAGEVLIQVEACGICGADAADIERSGPATQPPRVPGHEVVGRIVALGTGIPSIWTVGQRVGVGRLGGHCGECAQCRQGRFQLCLSQPVVGATRDGGYAEMMLARSTGLVAIPDELGSEEAAPILCAGVATFNALKTCGAQAGDTVAILGIGGLGHMALQYARNMGFRVVAIGRGADIAADALALGAHVYIDNHQEDAASRLRAMGGAQAIVTMIDHAETISALLAGLAPEGRLVVLNPAKSPLPVSAGLLVGGQRGILGSITGTPCDNEKTLNFSVLVNVRPQIEIMPLEKAAEAYEKMKSGNAKYRIVLTMDHLR; this is translated from the coding sequence ATGAAGACGACCTATCGGGCCATGCAGATCAGCAGGCCGGGCGTACTGGAACTTGTGGAGCGGCCCGTACTGCAGCCGGGCGCAGGGGAAGTGCTGATCCAGGTGGAAGCCTGCGGCATCTGCGGAGCAGATGCCGCCGACATCGAAAGATCCGGCCCTGCTACGCAGCCGCCGCGTGTGCCCGGTCACGAGGTGGTTGGCCGTATCGTGGCCCTGGGCACAGGCATTCCCTCAATCTGGACGGTAGGCCAGCGTGTGGGCGTGGGCCGTCTGGGTGGTCACTGTGGCGAGTGTGCACAATGCCGGCAAGGGCGGTTCCAGCTGTGCCTGAGCCAACCTGTCGTCGGTGCCACCCGGGACGGCGGCTACGCCGAGATGATGCTCGCGCGCAGCACCGGTCTTGTAGCCATTCCAGATGAGCTTGGCTCGGAAGAGGCCGCGCCTATCCTATGCGCAGGTGTCGCTACCTTCAATGCATTGAAGACGTGCGGCGCGCAGGCTGGCGACACGGTGGCAATCCTGGGCATCGGTGGCCTGGGCCACATGGCGCTGCAATATGCACGGAACATGGGTTTCAGGGTTGTGGCCATCGGGCGAGGCGCCGATATTGCCGCCGATGCGTTGGCGCTGGGCGCGCATGTCTATATCGATAACCACCAGGAAGATGCCGCCTCGCGGCTCAGGGCTATGGGCGGCGCACAGGCCATTGTGACCATGATCGACCATGCCGAGACCATTTCGGCGCTACTGGCCGGCCTGGCACCCGAGGGGCGGCTGGTTGTTCTCAACCCCGCAAAAAGCCCGTTACCAGTCTCCGCAGGACTGCTTGTCGGCGGCCAACGCGGTATTCTTGGGTCGATCACCGGCACGCCCTGCGACAATGAGAAAACGCTGAACTTCAGTGTGCTCGTGAATGTGCGGCCGCAGATCGAAATCATGCCGCTGGAGAAAGCCGCTGAGGCATACGAAAAGATGAAGTCCGGTAACGCGAAGTACCGCATCGTGCTGACCATGGACCATTTGCGATGA
- a CDS encoding MFS transporter yields MTKYNATPTIHSSALLEGVQSGNIWRLSIAQALAGANSVVVYATGAIVGDMLAPVPVLATLPISIFVVGMAACILPIGAISRRYGRRAAFLAGTGAGVLTGLLAMLAVILGLFWLFCLATFFGGGYAAVVLSFRFAAADGVAPARRARALSLVMAGGVAAGVVGPQLVNWTMDLWPTHKFAVTFLVQGLVAALSALVLLGVKLPQPTVAEMAGGRPLTDIARQSRFVAAAICGAVSYMLMNFLMTAAPLAMHICGHPQASANLGMQWHVIAMYAPSFFTGSLIARFGASRVAIVGLALTGLAAAVGLGGIDVAHFWATLILLGLGWNFGFLGASALVLECHRPEEKTRVQSLNDFIVFGLMAIGSFSSGGLLSVYGWNTVLWVSFIPLALALMALAVAMRRSRALPVEHKTMA; encoded by the coding sequence ATGACCAAGTACAACGCCACTCCAACCATCCACTCTTCCGCTCTTCTTGAAGGGGTCCAGAGCGGCAACATCTGGCGACTGTCCATCGCCCAGGCACTGGCCGGTGCTAACTCGGTGGTGGTTTATGCCACGGGGGCCATCGTCGGCGACATGCTCGCACCCGTGCCCGTGCTGGCTACCTTGCCCATTTCCATCTTTGTGGTGGGCATGGCGGCGTGCATTTTGCCCATCGGTGCGATCTCCCGCAGGTATGGCCGCCGCGCTGCCTTCCTGGCAGGCACCGGGGCCGGTGTATTGACCGGCCTGCTGGCGATGCTTGCGGTCATCCTTGGCCTGTTCTGGCTGTTTTGCCTGGCGACCTTCTTCGGAGGCGGCTACGCCGCCGTCGTCCTGTCCTTTCGCTTTGCGGCAGCCGATGGTGTGGCACCGGCCCGGCGCGCACGGGCACTATCGCTGGTCATGGCCGGCGGTGTGGCTGCAGGGGTGGTGGGGCCGCAATTGGTGAACTGGACCATGGATCTGTGGCCGACGCACAAGTTCGCAGTCACCTTCCTGGTGCAGGGTCTCGTTGCCGCGCTCTCGGCGCTTGTACTGCTCGGGGTCAAGCTACCCCAACCCACCGTTGCAGAAATGGCCGGCGGCAGACCGCTCACCGACATCGCACGTCAGTCGCGCTTTGTCGCCGCCGCGATCTGTGGCGCAGTGTCCTATATGCTGATGAACTTCCTGATGACTGCCGCGCCGCTGGCGATGCATATCTGCGGGCACCCCCAGGCATCCGCCAACCTGGGGATGCAATGGCATGTCATCGCGATGTACGCGCCGAGCTTCTTCACGGGTTCTCTGATCGCACGGTTCGGCGCAAGCCGCGTGGCGATCGTGGGCTTGGCGTTGACCGGACTGGCTGCCGCGGTCGGGCTTGGTGGCATCGACGTGGCCCACTTCTGGGCCACGCTGATCCTGCTGGGCCTCGGCTGGAATTTCGGATTCCTCGGGGCATCGGCGCTGGTGCTGGAATGCCACCGCCCGGAGGAAAAGACCCGCGTGCAGTCGCTCAACGACTTCATCGTCTTTGGCCTGATGGCGATCGGCTCGTTCTCCTCGGGCGGTTTGTTGTCCGTCTACGGCTGGAACACAGTGCTGTGGGTGTCATTCATTCCACTTGCGCTGGCTCTGATGGCGCTGGCTGTAGCGATGAGAAGGAGCCGTGCCCTTCCCGTTGAACACAAAACCATGGCGTGA
- a CDS encoding LysR family transcriptional regulator yields MDLRQLRYFCAVAKHGSISVAAQSVHIAQPALTRQIQSLEDDLGTRLLERTTRGVKLTDAGIQLLEDAGKLLDDASAAKERAQRAGRGESGHLSIALPVMQNLAPKIAEVLKKYRKEVPGVGITLHHLLSDVQLGQIAEGRLDAGFLLFRPPDDPDFEGIPVFSDRMLLAYPADWKWPRGKGPKVLKDLQDLEFIWLPRTAAPAWHDRLIHCFFDAGFIPRTAVHGVDAASMLTLVAAGMGCTILPEGARRIAPETVAFMPLADLTIRQDWELVWRRDRCSSVLQRFISVVSSSRSALRQSS; encoded by the coding sequence ATGGATCTGCGTCAGTTACGCTACTTCTGCGCTGTGGCGAAGCATGGGAGCATCAGTGTCGCGGCCCAGTCGGTGCACATTGCTCAGCCAGCCTTGACGCGCCAGATTCAGTCTCTCGAAGACGATCTGGGCACACGCTTGCTCGAGCGGACCACGCGCGGCGTAAAGTTGACGGATGCCGGCATCCAACTGCTGGAGGATGCAGGCAAGCTGCTTGACGACGCGAGTGCTGCGAAAGAGCGAGCGCAACGAGCCGGGCGCGGAGAATCCGGGCACCTGTCCATTGCACTGCCCGTCATGCAGAACCTGGCGCCCAAGATCGCCGAAGTGCTGAAGAAGTATCGAAAGGAGGTGCCAGGGGTCGGAATCACCCTGCACCATCTGCTTTCCGATGTTCAGCTTGGCCAGATTGCGGAAGGGAGGCTGGACGCGGGCTTTCTGCTATTCCGCCCACCCGACGACCCGGATTTCGAGGGAATTCCTGTCTTCTCGGATCGGATGTTGCTGGCCTATCCGGCGGATTGGAAATGGCCCAGGGGAAAGGGGCCCAAAGTGTTGAAGGACCTTCAGGACCTGGAGTTCATCTGGCTGCCGCGCACAGCCGCCCCGGCATGGCACGACCGGCTGATTCACTGCTTCTTCGATGCCGGATTCATTCCGCGGACCGCGGTTCACGGGGTGGACGCCGCCTCGATGCTGACGCTGGTCGCTGCCGGCATGGGATGCACGATCTTGCCGGAAGGTGCTCGCCGCATCGCTCCTGAGACCGTTGCTTTCATGCCGTTGGCGGATCTGACCATTCGTCAGGATTGGGAACTCGTATGGCGCCGCGACCGATGCTCGTCTGTGCTTCAGCGCTTTATCAGCGTCGTCTCTTCCTCGCGATCGGCATTGAGACAGAGTTCCTGA
- a CDS encoding Bug family tripartite tricarboxylate transporter substrate binding protein, producing the protein MIRMSRRQVLGFIGGIATAATILPASWAQAFPTKPVTLVVPYTPGGASDVMARALAARMADDLGQPVIVENLGGATGAIAAQRVLNKPADGLQVYVGSSNELILGPLATSSPRFKSEDFQMVGKVGDLTLAILSRGSLPPNNIKELIEYAALRAREGNPLTYGSVGPGSLYHLLGEKFSQLTGAPMVHVPYKGGTPLTTDLIGGQIDLYLGAMGATSTPLVTNGSGKLKLLAIISPERLDLFRNIPAASHTTSLKDFSYSLWLGLFVKKGTPENIVQALNRAMNKSLSDPVVKKAADSLQVVLAQPQSQAQAEQLYAASTARYRAVFQSIGFRP; encoded by the coding sequence ATGATTCGAATGAGCAGGCGTCAAGTTCTTGGATTTATCGGTGGCATTGCGACTGCAGCCACCATTCTGCCCGCCTCCTGGGCTCAGGCCTTCCCGACCAAGCCAGTGACGCTCGTGGTGCCGTACACGCCGGGGGGCGCATCTGACGTCATGGCCCGTGCGCTGGCGGCTCGCATGGCCGACGATCTAGGCCAGCCGGTGATAGTCGAAAACCTCGGCGGGGCCACAGGTGCGATTGCCGCCCAGCGCGTCCTCAATAAGCCTGCCGATGGCTTGCAGGTTTATGTTGGCTCCTCAAACGAGCTGATTCTGGGGCCGCTAGCCACATCATCGCCACGCTTCAAAAGCGAGGATTTTCAGATGGTTGGCAAGGTCGGAGACCTGACCCTGGCCATTCTTTCGCGCGGCAGCCTGCCTCCGAACAATATCAAGGAACTGATCGAATACGCCGCGCTCCGTGCCCGTGAAGGCAACCCGCTTACCTATGGCAGCGTTGGTCCTGGAAGCCTGTACCACCTGCTTGGCGAAAAATTCTCGCAGCTCACCGGGGCACCGATGGTTCACGTTCCCTATAAAGGTGGAACGCCTTTGACCACCGACCTCATAGGCGGGCAGATCGACCTTTACCTGGGCGCCATGGGCGCAACTTCCACGCCGCTTGTCACCAACGGGTCCGGAAAACTCAAACTGCTGGCGATCATCTCGCCGGAACGACTGGACCTGTTCAGGAACATTCCGGCAGCAAGTCATACAACTTCACTGAAGGATTTCAGTTACAGCTTGTGGCTCGGTCTTTTCGTGAAGAAAGGCACTCCAGAGAACATTGTTCAGGCGCTTAACCGGGCCATGAACAAGTCATTGTCGGATCCAGTGGTGAAAAAAGCTGCAGATTCGCTGCAGGTTGTGCTCGCGCAACCCCAAAGTCAGGCCCAGGCCGAACAGCTCTATGCCGCAAGCACAGCGCGCTACCGAGCAGTCTTCCAGTCCATCGGATTCAGGCCTTGA
- a CDS encoding M20 aminoacylase family protein: protein MCATNNFTIPNLDQLTAFRHDLHRHPELKYEECRTADKIAAYLSALGIPMVRGLGTTGIVASIHGDDRSEDNPGPSVGIRADMDALPLQETNQFDHASKYDGRMHACGHDGHTAMLLGAAELLAANRDFDGTVHLIFQPAEEGGAGARVMMEEGLFDRFPCQAVFALHNWPALPQGQMGVRVGPIMAAAQQFQIIVRGKGGHAALPHTAIDPIPAACFIVAQLQTLVSRGTDPLDAAVLTVGKIDSGTSPNIIPDEARIHGTCRTLTRESQQFLVEGIHRISRHVAEAHFATAEVVMKPGGYPNTTNHKKEALFMGEVMREMVGEDHAHTDVLPAMTAEDFGFMLQQIPGAYGWIGNGAGGKAGVGLHNPGYDFNDDNLDLGARFWDRLARRWFETQVRR from the coding sequence ATGTGCGCCACCAATAATTTCACTATTCCAAATCTCGATCAGCTCACCGCGTTTCGCCATGATCTGCACAGGCATCCGGAGTTGAAGTACGAGGAATGCCGCACTGCTGACAAGATCGCTGCCTACCTCTCAGCGCTAGGCATTCCCATGGTGCGTGGCTTGGGCACTACCGGTATCGTAGCCAGCATCCATGGCGACGACCGCAGCGAAGACAACCCGGGCCCGTCAGTGGGAATTCGCGCCGACATGGACGCGTTACCGCTGCAGGAAACCAACCAGTTCGATCACGCGAGCAAATACGACGGCCGCATGCATGCCTGCGGACATGACGGCCATACCGCCATGCTGCTGGGGGCTGCCGAACTGCTGGCAGCCAACCGCGACTTTGATGGCACGGTGCATCTGATTTTCCAGCCGGCCGAAGAGGGCGGCGCTGGCGCGCGCGTAATGATGGAAGAGGGCTTGTTTGACCGGTTCCCTTGTCAGGCTGTCTTCGCACTGCACAACTGGCCCGCGCTGCCCCAGGGACAAATGGGCGTGCGGGTTGGCCCGATCATGGCCGCTGCACAGCAGTTCCAGATCATCGTGCGAGGCAAGGGAGGCCATGCCGCACTCCCGCACACGGCGATTGACCCGATACCGGCAGCCTGCTTCATCGTGGCCCAATTGCAGACGCTGGTGTCGCGCGGCACTGATCCGCTGGACGCTGCCGTGCTTACCGTGGGCAAGATCGATTCCGGTACGTCACCGAACATCATCCCGGATGAAGCGCGCATCCACGGCACCTGCCGCACTCTGACCAGGGAATCGCAACAGTTCCTGGTCGAAGGCATACATCGAATTTCACGCCACGTTGCCGAAGCCCATTTCGCAACGGCCGAAGTCGTCATGAAGCCAGGCGGCTATCCCAATACGACGAATCACAAGAAGGAAGCCCTGTTCATGGGCGAGGTCATGCGCGAGATGGTCGGTGAGGACCATGCGCACACCGACGTGCTGCCCGCAATGACCGCAGAGGACTTCGGCTTCATGCTGCAGCAGATTCCCGGCGCCTATGGGTGGATCGGCAATGGCGCGGGTGGTAAGGCCGGTGTGGGTCTGCACAACCCCGGCTATGACTTCAACGACGACAACCTGGATCTGGGGGCGCGATTCTGGGACAGACTGGCGCGCCGCTGGTTCGAGACCCAGGTACGGCGCTAA
- a CDS encoding MFS transporter: MNQNSYIYEASMNALERKRPTRQRLFLVSILFVGISIAYLDRVNIAVIAANAQFLADMGIAGQPVKVGLMMSLFLGAYGISNVVLSPLGDYLGPRRAMVVAYLIICASLLVGGMASTFGILLATRVLLGIGEGLYYPMQNTIVKNWFPPKERGRANTAWLIGQSLAPAAAMPVFTYLVAAHSWEATFHFSFAISLVPLLLLWFFTADSPHAHKRVNEAELRYIEENMAGEKEGGKGAVPEGERFLRRAKIYASDYRFWMLLLILASNSILSWGVATWLPTYLSKERGFSWHAMGWISSLPFILGFVFKLAAGMIIDRTGRNAPVIALAALLCAAGVYLGVTIQDNHTAAVLLAFGIGASSAQIPGVFTLLQKLVPQAAMSSAAGTLNGIAVGFGALSPVLIGLSISMTGNFGSALYFIMGIVLFGGVLATILSAKGL, from the coding sequence ATGAACCAGAATTCTTATATATACGAAGCCAGTATGAATGCCCTGGAGCGAAAGAGGCCGACGCGACAACGGCTTTTTCTCGTGTCCATCCTCTTTGTCGGGATTTCGATTGCCTATCTGGACCGCGTCAATATCGCAGTGATCGCGGCGAACGCGCAGTTCCTCGCTGACATGGGCATTGCCGGACAACCAGTGAAAGTTGGGCTCATGATGAGTCTCTTCCTGGGTGCCTATGGTATTTCCAATGTTGTCCTGAGTCCGCTCGGGGATTATCTGGGACCTCGCAGAGCCATGGTGGTTGCATATTTGATCATCTGCGCCTCGCTATTGGTGGGCGGGATGGCAAGCACTTTTGGCATCCTTCTGGCCACGCGCGTCTTGCTGGGCATCGGCGAAGGCCTCTACTACCCTATGCAGAACACGATCGTCAAGAATTGGTTTCCCCCGAAAGAGCGTGGCCGCGCAAATACCGCATGGCTGATTGGCCAATCGCTGGCACCCGCGGCTGCCATGCCAGTCTTCACTTATCTTGTGGCGGCGCACTCCTGGGAAGCGACTTTCCATTTTTCATTCGCGATCAGCCTTGTTCCACTGCTACTGCTGTGGTTCTTCACGGCCGATTCACCTCATGCGCACAAGCGCGTGAACGAGGCCGAGCTCAGATACATCGAAGAGAATATGGCTGGTGAAAAAGAGGGTGGCAAAGGCGCCGTGCCAGAGGGCGAGCGGTTTCTGCGGCGGGCGAAAATATACGCTTCCGACTATCGATTCTGGATGCTCCTGCTCATTCTTGCATCGAATTCAATCCTGTCGTGGGGGGTGGCAACCTGGCTGCCGACTTATCTCAGCAAAGAGCGAGGATTTTCCTGGCACGCCATGGGTTGGATATCATCGCTGCCGTTCATTCTTGGCTTCGTCTTCAAGCTCGCCGCAGGCATGATCATTGATCGCACCGGGAGAAATGCACCTGTCATCGCGTTAGCGGCATTGTTGTGTGCGGCGGGCGTGTACCTTGGGGTAACTATCCAGGACAATCACACGGCGGCCGTCCTACTCGCCTTCGGCATAGGTGCATCATCTGCGCAGATTCCGGGAGTCTTCACGCTGCTGCAAAAACTCGTACCACAGGCAGCCATGTCTTCTGCGGCCGGGACACTGAATGGCATTGCTGTGGGTTTCGGGGCGTTGTCTCCGGTATTGATAGGCCTTTCCATCAGCATGACCGGGAACTTTGGATCGGCTTTGTACTTCATTATGGGAATCGTATTGTTCGGGGGCGTTTTGGCCACCATTTTGTCTGCCAAAGGGCTATAG
- a CDS encoding LysR family transcriptional regulator: MLDRQHLAALVAVSRSGSVTAAAEKLNVTQSALSHMVKKLEDHHGVPIWTKSGRGLRFTQAGEYLLALAERLLPQLEHAERILADFAEGRRGALRVGMECHPCQKWLARLTPQYLAAWPDVDFDIRTSFRFDGVAALLGHEIDLLITPDPVKLPELVFTPVIDYELVLVVHASHALAAQPFIRPQDLIDETLITVPVSIERLDIYTRFLVPAHCQPRRHRTAEATDLMLQLVAAGRGVSVLPDWLVEEEGAGMPLRALRLSKRGIRKSIHLGVRRGDKDIAYIAGFVEMARHSGR; this comes from the coding sequence GTGCTGGATCGCCAACATCTCGCGGCACTGGTCGCGGTAAGCCGTAGCGGAAGCGTCACCGCGGCCGCGGAAAAGCTGAACGTCACGCAATCCGCGCTGTCGCATATGGTCAAAAAGCTGGAAGACCATCATGGCGTGCCGATCTGGACCAAGAGCGGCCGCGGCCTGCGCTTCACGCAGGCGGGGGAATACCTGCTGGCGCTGGCGGAGCGCCTGCTGCCGCAGCTCGAGCATGCCGAGCGCATCCTGGCGGACTTCGCCGAGGGACGCCGCGGCGCGCTGCGCGTCGGCATGGAATGCCACCCCTGCCAGAAATGGCTGGCGCGGCTGACGCCGCAATACCTTGCCGCGTGGCCGGACGTCGACTTCGACATCCGCACCTCATTCCGCTTCGACGGCGTCGCCGCGCTGCTGGGGCACGAGATCGACCTGCTGATCACGCCCGACCCGGTCAAGCTGCCGGAGCTGGTTTTCACCCCGGTGATCGACTATGAACTGGTGCTGGTGGTCCATGCATCCCATGCGCTGGCAGCACAGCCCTTCATACGGCCACAGGACCTGATCGACGAGACGCTGATCACGGTCCCGGTCAGCATCGAGCGTCTGGACATCTACACCCGCTTCCTGGTCCCAGCGCATTGCCAGCCGCGACGCCACCGCACCGCCGAAGCGACAGACCTGATGCTGCAGCTGGTTGCCGCCGGGCGAGGCGTGTCCGTGTTGCCGGACTGGCTGGTGGAGGAAGAAGGCGCGGGCATGCCTTTGCGGGCCTTGCGGCTGAGCAAGCGCGGGATCCGGAAAAGCATCCATCTTGGCGTCCGGCGTGGCGACAAAGACATCGCATACATTGCCGGCTTTGTCGAAATGGCTCGGCATTCGGGCCGCTAG